A genomic region of Papaver somniferum cultivar HN1 chromosome 7, ASM357369v1, whole genome shotgun sequence contains the following coding sequences:
- the LOC113294925 gene encoding uncharacterized protein LOC113294925, with protein MDWYPGFDPERQKTSHANVWVHFPGLHAELWMEKNLLSMGKVLGNPIVVDQRTLTLEFENFTSVLVDIYFAKHIPDRIRLTAGGRTFWQNLDIPKPPKFCLKCCIIGHTDKECRKQSQQEEQSTKVDASANGESSQGWQEAKNKRQRRRRNSRVPANSNDAGDAEKPVTVEENAEGVEETTHLEEELASSEDQLQAASLDVEKAKKALTSKAALAKKLVVGETTTSQAKSVKSGELERTNRSNSDKNNAGSSSTPVATFGENLMRLLI; from the coding sequence ATGGATTGGTACCCTGGTTTCGATCCGGAACGTCagaaaacttcccatgcaaatgtatgggttcactttccagGTCTTCATGCAGAATTATGGATGGAGAAGAATTTGCTATCAATGGGAAAAGTTCTAGGAAATCCAATagtggttgatcaaagaaccctaaccTTGGAATTTGAGAACTTTACGTCTGTCCTTGTGGATATATATTTTGCAAAGCACATACCAGATAGGATTCGTCTCACAGCTGGTGGGCGTACTTTCTGGCAAAACCTTGATATTCCGAAGCCTCCTAAATTTTGTTTGAAGTGTTGCATTATTGGGCACACTGATAAGGAATGCAGGAAGCAATCTCAACAAGAAGAGCAGTCGACCAAGGTGGATGCTTCAGCGAATGGAGAATCTTCACAAGGTTGGCAAGAAGCAAAGAATAAAAGGCAACGTAGGCGTAGGAATTCTCGAGTTCCTGCGAACTCTAATGATGCTGGAGATGCTGAGAAACCTGTAACAGTTGAGGAGAATGCTGAGGGTGTGGAGGAAACCACTCATCTTGAGGAGGAGCTAGCTTCTTCTGAAGATCAACTTCAAGCAGCGTCTTTGGATGTTGAGAAAGCTAAAAAGGCCCTTACTTCGAAAGCAGCATTAGCTAAAAAGTTGGTAGTGGGTGAAACTACAACTTCACAAGCTAAGTCAGTTAAGAGTGGTGAATTGGAAAGAACTAACCGCTCTAACAGTGATAAGAATAATGCTGGCTCTTCTTCTACTCCTGTAGCAACTTTTGGAGAAAATCTGATGCGATTGTTAATATGA